Part of the Amycolatopsis sp. 195334CR genome is shown below.
ACCTGGTCCACGTCCCCCCGCGTGGCCAGCCGGTCCATCAACACCGTCGGCACGCCCAGGCGCACCAGGCTGGTCACCACCACGTCGTCCCCGGCGGCGGGCGTGAGCAGGATGCCGTCGATGCCCCCCGCGCGCAGCGAGCGCACGGCGTCCATCTCGACCCTGGCGGCGTCCTCGGTTTCGGCGAAGGTCACCGCGCAGCCCGCGTCGGCGGCGGCGCGTTCGATCGCCCTGGACAGTGCGGTCGCGTACGGGGTGGCGTCGAACGCCATCGCCACGCCCAGCCGATGGGTGACAGGCGCGCCCCAAAGTGGAATGTCGTGTGTCAGTGCGGTCATCTCTCCCGGCCCCTCGATGCCTGAATGAGAACGTGCCCGCCCGATAGACGCTCTCGAAACTACCGGCGCCGAAGATATCCCCGATTCGGGCGTCATCCGGTCGGGAGTCACTCGATGAAGCAGAAATTCAGCGAACCGGGTGAATTCCGGCGCAGCCGCACGACTCTCGGTGTCGCAGGGTCGGGGGCAGCCGGACCACCTCGGCCTTGCGGTCCGGGTCGGCGATCCTGGCCAGCAGCAACCGCACCGCGCGGCGGCCGATCTCCTCGATCGGCTGCGCCATGGTGGTCAGCGGCGGGTCGACCAGATCGGCCCACTCGACGTCGTCGTAGACCACCACCGGCAGGTCGCGCCCTATTTTCAGGCCGCGGCTGCGTGCCTCGTGCAGCACGCCGACCATCATGCCGTCGTTGGCCACCACCAGCGCCGTCGGTGGTTCGGGGAGGGCGAGCAGGGTGCGCAGGGCCGCCGCCCCGCCGTCGCGTGAGGAGTGTCCGCATTCGACCAGGGACGGGTTCCACACCAGCCCGCCGCGCCCCAGCCCGAGCCGGTAGCCGAGCGTGCGTTCCTCGCTCGTGGACAGTCCGGCCGCGCCGCTGATCAGGCCGATCCGGCGGTGGCCGAGTGAGGCGAGGTGCTCGGTCAGCGCCGAGGTCGCCTGGATGTTCTCCGCGCCGACCTGGTCCACGTCCCCGCGGGTGGCCAGCCGGTCGACGAGCACCGTCGGCACGCCCAGCGACACCAGTTCCCCGACCACCTGGCCGTCACCGGGCGCCGGCGTGATCAGCAGGCCCTCGACCCGGCGTGACCGCAGCGCGCGCACGGTCGACTGCTCGGTCTCCAGCTCGTCGTGGGTGTCGGCCAGCAACACCGTGTACCCGGCGGCCGCGGCCTCGCGTTCCACGGCCTGCATCAGCATCGCGAAGTACGGGTTCGCCATCAGGGAGATCGCCACGCCGATCGACCGCGTGCCGCCGGTGACCAGCGAGCGCGCGATCGCGTCGCCGGTGTAGCCGGTGGTCTCGATGGCCCGCAGCACCGCGGCCCTGGTCTCCTCCGCCACCGCGCGCGTGCCGTTGACCACGTGTGACACGGTGGTGATCGAGACGCCGGCCATCTCGGCGATGTCGCGCTGGGTCGGGCGGGACGAGCGTCCTGGTGGCACGGGGCTCCCTTCGCCGGTGTTGGCAAGCGTTTGCGCAAACGCTTGCGCGGCAGCATAGCCCGATCTACCGTCCCGGGTCATCTGTTCCGATCCTCAACGCGGAGGATGTCGTGCGAAAAATCTTGACCGCGGGGCTGGCGGTCGCGGTACTGGTGTCGGCGGGCGGGTGCACCGTCGAGCGGCACTGGGGCGGCAACACCAACTCCGGTGGCGGGGGCGGCAAGGCCAAGGTCGGCCTGGTCACCAAAACCGACACCAATCCCTACTTCGTCGAACTGCGAGCCGCGGCGAGCGCGGCCGCGCAGGCCAACGGCGCCGACTTCAGCGCGCTGGCCGGCCAGTTCGACGGGGACAACGACGGCCAGGTCCGGGCCATCGAGAACCTGATGCAGCAGGGCGCCACCACCATCCTGATCACGCCGAGCTCGTCCACCGGCGTGCTCGACGCGATCGACCGGGCGCGCAAGTCGGGCGTGCTGGTGATCGCGCTGGACACCGCGACCGAACCGGCGGAGGCGGTCGACGCCACCTTCGCCACCGACAACTTCGCGGCGGGCCAGCAGCAGGGCGCCTACGTGAAGGCCGCGCTCGGCGGCGCGCAGCCGAAGCTGTTCATGGTGGACGGCACCGCGGGCAGCACGGTGGACACCCAGCGGCACACCGGGTTCCTCTCCGGCATCGGCCTGGCCGACGGCGCACCCGAGATCAAGGGCGCCACGCCGGCCAACGGTGACCAGAGCACCGCGCAGCAGGGCGTGGAGAACCTGTTGCAGCGCACCACCGACATCAACGCCGTGTACACGATGAACGAGCCGATGGGCCGCGGCACCTACGCGGCGCTGAAGGCCCGCGGGCTGACCGGCCAGATCGTGATGGGCTCGATCGACGGCGGCTGCGAAGGCGTGCAGAACGTGCGCGACGGGCAGTACGCGGCCACCGTCATGCAGTTCCCGAAGAAGATGGCCGAGCAGGGCGTGCTCGCCGCCGTCGAATACGCCAAGACCGGCAAGAAGCCGACCGGGTTCAACAACACCGGGTCCGTGGTGATCACCAACAAGCCGATGCCCGGGGTGGAAAGCCGGAACACCGACTGGGGTCTGCAGAACTGCTGGGGGGAGAAATGAGCACCGCCACCGTTGAGTCCGATCGCCCCTCCGTCGGCGAGTTCTTCCTGCGCGCCCCGGCGGTCGGCCCGGCGCTGGCCCTCGTGGTCGCCGTCGTGGTCTTCTCGCTGTCCACCGACACCTTCCTCAACCTGGACAACATCTCCCTGGTGGTCCAGCAGTCGCTGGTGATCGGCACGCTCGCACTCGGGCAGACGCTGATCATCCTCACCGCGGGCATCGACCTGGCGAACGCGGCGTCGATGGTGCTGGCCACGCTGATCATGGCGAAACTGCTGGCCGGCGGGGTGTCCGGGATCTTCGCGCTGCTGCTCGGGATCGTGGCCACCGTGCTGGTCAGCGGGGTGGTCGGCTCGCTGGTCACCAAGGTGAAGCTGCCGCCGTTCATCGTCACGCTCGGCGCGCTGACCATGCTCACCGCGGCGGGCAGGCTGTTCGCCGGCGGCGAGGCGGTCCCGGTGGCCGACGGGCTGCTCAACTGGCTCGGCACCCGCCGCTACCTGTTCGGCGGCATCGAGATCACCTACGGCATGACGCTGGCGCTGATCATGTACCTGGTCATGTGGTACGCGCTGACCAGGACGGCGTGGGGCAAGCACGTGTACGCGGTGGGCAACGCGCCGGAGTCCGCGCGGCTGTCCGGGATCAAGGTCAACCGCACGGTGCTCTCGGTGTACCTCGTCGCGGGCGTGATCTTCGGCATCGCCGCGTGGCAGGCGCTGGGCCGCGTGCCCAACGCCGACCCGAACGCCTACCAGCTGGGCAACCTCGACTCGATCACCGCGGTGGTGCTGGGCGGAACCAGCCTGTTCGGCGGCCGCGGTTCGGTGCTCGGCACGATGATGGGCGCGTTGATCGTGGCGGTGCTGCGGTCCGGGCTGACCCAGCTGGGCGTGGACGCGCTCTACCAGGACGTGGCGACCGGCGCGCTGGTGATCGCGGCCGTCGCGGTGGACCGACTCGCCAGGAGGCAGCGATGACTTCGTCGAACCAGCCCACCCTGTCCGCCCGCGGCCTGGTCAAGCGCTACGGCCGGGTGACCGCGATCGACGGCGCCGACTTCGACCTGTACCCCGGCGAAGTGCTCGCCGTGGTCGGGGACAACGGTGCCGGGAAGTCCAGTCTGATCAAGGCGCTGTCCGGCGCGCTGGTGCCCGACGAGGGCGAGATCCAGGTCGACGGCGAGGCGGTGCACTTCCGCACGCCGATCGACGCGCGCAAGTTCGGCATCGAGACGGTGTACCAGGACCTCGCCGTGGCGCCCGCGCTCGACATCGCGTCGAACATGTTCCTGGGACGGGAAAAGCGGCGCTCGGGGCCGTTGGGTCTGGTGCGCAAGCTGGACACGGCGACCATGCGCGCCGAGGCGCAGCGGATCCTCGACGAGCTGGGCATCCAGATCAAGTCGATCACGCAGCCGGTGGAGACGCTCTCCGGTGGTCAGCGCCAGGGCGTGGCGGTGGCGCGCGCGGCGGCGTTCGGCACCAAGGCGGTGATCATGGACGAGCCGACCGCGGCGCTCGGCGTCGCCGAGTCCGGCAAGGTGCTCGCGCTGATCGACCGGATCCGCGAGCGCGGCCTGCCGGTGGTGCTGATCAGCCACAACATGCCGCACGTGTTCGAGATCGCCGACCGGATCCACGTGCACCGGCTGGGCAAGCGGGTGGCCGTGGTCTCGCCGAAGACGCACACGATGAACCAGGTGGTCGGGCTGATCACCGGGGCGCTGCGGATCGGTGAGAACGGTGAGGTGGAAGAGGTCCCGGCGGCTGTGCGGGCGGGTCTGTCCGGATGAGGGTGGTACTGGCTGGACTGTCCACTGTGGATCTCGTGCAGCGGGTGGCGGAGCTGCCCGCGCCCGGGGAGAAGGTGCAGTCGCTCGCGGTCGAGGTGGCCGCGGGCGGTCCGGCCGCGAACGCGGCGGTGACGGTGGCGGCGCTGGGCGGCGAGGCGGTCCTGCTGACCGTGCTCGGTGCCCACCCGCTCGCCGACCTGGCGCGCGCCGATCTCGAGGCGTACGGCGTGCGGGTGGTCGACGCGTTGCCGTCGCGGGTTTCGCCGCCGCCGGTGAGCGCGGTGTCGGTGCGCGACGAGGACGGCGAGCGCACGGTCGTCTCGCACAACGCCGCCGACGTCCCGGATTTCCCGGTTTCCCCGTTGCTGGACGAGGTTCACGGCGACTGCGTGTTGTTGGACGGGCACCACCCCGAGCTGGCGCTGGGAGTCGCGCGGCGGGCGCGGGAACTCGGCGTGCCGGTGGTCCTCGACGCGGGGAGCTGGAAGCCCGTGCTGACGGATCTGTTGCCACTGGTGGACATCGCGGCGTGCTCGGCGAATTTCCGGGCGCCGGTCGAACTGGACGTGCCCGTGGTGATCACCACCGCGGGGGCCGGGCCGGTGCGTTATTCCACTGTGGACGATTCCGGTTCGGTGCCGGTGCCCGAGGTCGAAGCCGCCGACACGCTGGGCGCGGGGGACGTCTGGCACGGCGCGTTCGCTTACGGCGCGGGCCTTCCGCTGGTGGAGCGGATCCGCTTCGCCAACGAGGTGGCCGCCGAACGGGTGTGGCATGCGGGGCCGCGGGCGTGGGTACCCGCGGTCCGCGAAATGAGGAGATAGAGGGAGTGCGATGACCTCGTTCGAGGACCTGCTGGAGCGCGCGCAGGGGTTGATCAAGTCCGGTGAGCGGGCCGTGCTGGGCATCGTCGGCGCGCCGGCGTCGGGCAAGACGACGCTGGCGTGGGGGCTGGCGGACGCGCTGGGCAACCGGGCCGCGGTGGTCGGCATGGACGGGTTCCACCTGGCCCAGGTCGAACTGCGGCGGCTGGGGCGGACCGAGCGGAAGGGCGCGCCGGACACCTTCGACGCGGGCGGCTACGTCAGCCTGGTCTCGCGGCTCGCGGCGGGCGGGGAAACGGTGTACGCCCCGGAATTCCGGCGGGAGATCGAGGAGCCGATCGCGGGTGCGGTGGCCGTGCCGCCGGACGTGCCGCTGGTCATCACCGAAGGCAACTACCTGTTGGTCGACGAGGATCCGTGGTCGCGGATCCCGCCGCTGCTGGCGGAAACGTGGTTCCTCCGCCCGGACGAAAACGACCGCATCGAGCGGCTGGTGTCGCGGCACCGGCACTACGGCCGTTCACTGGTGGAGGCGCAGCAGCGGGCGCGGGGCTCGGACCAGCGCAACGCCGACCTGATCGCGACCACGGCTTCACGCGCGGACCTGATCGTCGAGGACATGTCGCTGGCGAACTTCTCGCTCTAGGGTGACGCCTATGAGCGTTGTGATCGTCACCGGGGGAAGTCGCGGCATCGGCGCGGAGATCTGCGTGCAGGCGGCCGCGGGCGGCTACGACGTGGTGGTCAACTACGCCGGAGACGCCGCGGCTGCCGCCGATGTCGTTTCGCGGGTCGAGGCGTTGGGGCAGCGGGCGTTGGCCGTGCGGGGCGATGTCTCGTCGGAGCCGGACGTGCTCGCGTTGTTCGAGGCCGCTGTTTCCTTGGGCCCGCTCTACGGGCTGGTGAACAACGCGGGCGTCGTCGGGCGGTCGGCGCGCCTCGAGGACCAGGACGTCGACACGGTCCGGCGGGTGATGGACGTGAACGTGGTCGGGGTGTTCCTGTGCTGCCGGGAAGCCGTGCGCCGCATGGCCGACGGGGGTGCCATCGTGAACGTCACCTCCACGGCCGCCCGGCTGGGCTCGGCGGGCGAATGGGTCCACTACGCGGCCAGCAAGGCGGCGGTCGAAACGCTCACGTTCGGCCTGGCCCAGGAGGTGGCGGCGGCGGGCATCCGGGTGAACGCCGTGGCCCCGGGCCTGGTGAACACCGGCTTCCACGCAACAGCCGGCGTCCCCGACCGGATCTCGAGGCTGGGTCCCGCGCAGCCGATGGGCCGCGCGGGGGACCCGGCGGAAATCGCCGCCGCGGTGGTGTGGCTGCTGTCGCCGGCCGCCTCGTACGCCTCGGGCGCGGTCCTCCCCATCTCGGGTGGCCGCTGATCAGTCCGCGGGGAACTCGTACGCGAGCTCGTAGCGATCGCCGGACAGCCGCATGTCGTTGACCTCGACGACGACGCCCTCCCGGTCGAACGCCACCCGGCGCACCACGATGATCGGCGTGCCCGCGGTCAACTGAAGCAGCGATGCCTCCTCGGGTGTCGGCATGCGGGCGCCGACGGTCTCGCTGAAGTGGCCGAGCACGTGCCCGGCCTCCTCCAGGCGGGCGTAACTGCCACCGGGTCCGGTGTCGGCCTGCTCGATGGCGGTGCCTTCGGTGAGCGTCCGCGGAAGGCGCGACGTGGCCAGCTGGATGGGGTGCCCGTCCGCACTCATCACCCGCTCACGAACGAGGACTTCGTTCCCTTCGTCGATCCCGAGGATCACCGCTGTCTCCGCGTCGGCCTCTTCGACCCGGACCTCGACCTCGACGGTAGGCGTGAACTGGTTGGTCTCGGCGTCTCCCAAGAACGCGCCCTTCTCCGCAGCTCGCGCCGCCCGGGTAAGCCGCTCCGGCGAGCGCGCGAGCCGGTACTTCTCACGGACGAACACCCCTTTGCCGTGAATGGCCACGACCAGGCCTTCCTCGGTCAGTAGGCGGACCGCTTCGCGTGCGGTGTTCCGCGCGACCCCGTGCTCGTCGGAGAGCGAGCGCTCCGACGGCAGCTTCATCCCCTGGGCGAGTGCGCCCGAGTTGATCGAGTCGCGCAGTGCGGCGGCGAGTCGGCGGCTGGGAAGTTCGCTGCTGGACACGCCACGACCCTACTGGTTCAAGCCAGTTCCTTGACAAGGCCGCCATCGGGTACTTCACTGGCTTGAGCCAGTACAGGCTTAAGCCAGTTGGAGTGACCATGCGACGTGCACGTGGGCTCAAGGCGTTTCTCGACGAGTTGGTGGTGGCGGGTGAGATCGGCTCGCCGGCGGTTTCGGCGCGGACGGTGCGGTCGTTGCAGCCGCTCGAGTTGCAGCGCGACCATTCCGTGCTGGAGATCGGCGTCGGTGACGGGGTGACGACCGCGGTGCTGGCGGAGACCGTCGGGCACGGGGGGTTGGTGACCACTGTGGACAGTGACGTCGACCGCGTCGTGCTGGCGCGGAGGAGGTTGGTTCGGCACTACGGGCACGTGTCCGTGCTCCACCGCGAGGCCGCCGCCGGGGCGCCGAAGTACGCGCCCTTCGATCGCGTGCTCGCGCACGCGGGCATTCCGCTCCGGCGGCTCCCCTACGCCTGGGTCGAGCAGGCCGAGCCCGGCGCGCTCATCCTCGCGCCGGTGCGGGACTTCCTGGTCCGGTTCACCGTGCACGCCGACGGCACGGCGACCGGGCGTCCCGTGCTCGTGCACGCCGATCTGACCGAGGTGAACTGGCGGATTCGCTGGGACGAGCGCGCACCACGCCGCACCGGACGGGGACGCCAGTCCGTGGGCGTCGGTCGCCCCCGAGGGTGGGGCTTACCTGGTGCGACAGGCCGGTCCACGTCGCCTCTGGGACGAGAGCGAAGCCGCTTACCGGTGGTGGTTGGACCGCGGCACGCCGAACCCGCAGGACTGGGAATGGCTGGTGGCACGCGACCGCCAGTGCGTGCGCCTGCGGCCTGAACTGCGGTGATCCCCGGCCACGGACAGGTCACGTTTTGTGGTCGACAAGGTCGGGTACGTGGGCGGCAACGGGGAATTCACGGAGGGTGGGTGAAGGTCGGAGCCGGTCCACGACTAGGGAAGGGCGGCCGCGTAGCCATGCCGAGATTGAAGTCCGTGCACCACCTGGCCCTCACGGTCACCGACGTGGACCGGAGTGTGCCGTGGTACGTGCGGGTTCTCGAGCTCGAGGAAGCCGCGCGGCGCGAGGATCCCGAGAGCGGGTTGCGCAAGGTTGTGCTCAAGTCCGCTGACCAGGGGTTCTCCGTGGTCCTCGTACAACACCCGGACACCGAGCGCCCCTGGTTCGACGAGCGTCGCACCGGGCTGGACCACGTTGCCTTCTGCGTGGGCACCAGGGACGAACTCAAGGACTGGGAGAAGCGCCTCGCCGAGCACGGGGTGACCTTCAGCTCCGCGAAGGAGTCACGCACGCTGCCCGGGTCCGAGGTCGTCGTCTTCCGCGATCCGGACGGGATCCAGCTCGAGGTCTGGGCCGACACCGACAGCTGACCCGTCGTCCACCGGCTTCTTCATCTCCTGCCGGTACCGCCACACGCCCCAGCCGGTGCCCAGCACGAAGAACGCCACGCTCAGCCACACCACCGCCGTCTTCAACCACGGCAGCACGTCCAGCAACCCGGCCCCGTAGTACCCCAGCAGCACCAGCGTCGGCACCCACAGCAGGCCACCGGCCGCCGTGGCCAGGGCGAAGCGCTTCGGGTCCATGCGCGCGGCACCGGCGATCAGCGGCGCCAGCGTCCGCACCCACGGGATCCACCGCGCCGCGACGATGGCGAAGAACCCCCGCCGATCGAGGAACGCCCGCGCCCGCTCCAGGTTGTGCCGGTTCAGCACCTTGCCGCCGCGCCGGGCGATCAGCCTGGTCCCCGTGTGCTTCCCGATGTAGTACCCGACCTGGTTGCCGACCACCGCCACGACCAGCGCGGCCAGCGACAGCAACCACGCGCTCAGCTCGGCGTGGTGCTGCGCGAGCACCACGCCGGCCCCGAACAGCAGGGAGTCACCCGGCAGGAACAGGCCGACGATCAGCGCGCACTCGACGAAGACGAAGCTCAGCACGATGATCCACACCAGCGTGGGACCGGCCGTGTCCAGCCAGCTCACCCCGGTGCCCGCGGCCAGTACCTCCGTCACACCGGCAGCCTACGTCGGGAATCCCGGACCGGCCCGGCTTCCGTGGTCACAGCTGGGGAAGGGCCTCGCCCTGCATCGCCTGGATGTCCAGCTCCACCTTGACCACCGTGCCGATCGCCGCCACCCCGGCGCGCACCATCGCGTTGTAGTTGATGGCGTAGTCACCGCGCCGCAGCTGCGTCTCGGCGTGGAAGGCCGCCCGCACCCCGCCCCACGGATCGGCCTCGCAGCCGCCGTAGCGCAGGTCCAGCTCGACCTCCCGCTGCTGCCCGTGCAGCGTGAGCACGCCGTGCAGGGTCCAGTTCACCGGCCCGTGCTGGCGCAGCCCGGTGCTGGCGAACTCGATCACCGGGTACCGCTCCACGTCGAGGAAGTCGCTGGAGCGGAGGTGGTCGTCGCGCATGGTGATGCCGGTGTCGATGGCGGCCGCCTTGATCTCGGCCTGCACCGACGACCGCTCGGCGGGCCGGGCCACGGTGATCCGCCCGGACAGCTCGCTGAACCGCGCCTTGATGCTGGCGATGCCGAGGTGGCGGGCGGTGGCCACGACCGTCGAATGCGCCGGGTCGATCACCCACGGCCCGGCGGGCGGCAGTTCGACCGCCTCCGCGTCGGACTCGAGAACGATCTCGCCGAGCGAGCCGGAGCCGTCCGCGCCGACCCGCGCGGTGCGGGCGACCGGGGCGAACCCGGCCGCCGTGAGCACCGCGGTGTAGACGCCGGGGGCCAGCGGCGCGGTGTTCACCACGCCCAGCTGGTCGGCCTCCACCCTGGCCACCTGCTTGCCGGTCAGGTCGGTCACGGTCAGCACGGCGTGCGCCACGGCCCAGCCCGCGGCCCCGCTGACCTGCGCGCGCAGTCCCGCTGTGCTCATGCCCGTCCGTTCGTCAGCTCGTCGATCACCTGGTCGTAGCCGAGCCGGACGTCGTGGGTGGAATCACCGCCGCCCGCGAGCTCGACCCGGCTGGTGGCCGGAGGGTACCCGCTGGCCACGACGGTATAGGCGCCTTCGGGAAGATCGCTGATCACGTAGTTGCCCGAGTCGTTGGTCCGCGACACGGCCGCCAC
Proteins encoded:
- a CDS encoding LacI family DNA-binding transcriptional regulator, with the translated sequence MPPGRSSRPTQRDIAEMAGVSITTVSHVVNGTRAVAEETRAAVLRAIETTGYTGDAIARSLVTGGTRSIGVAISLMANPYFAMLMQAVEREAAAAGYTVLLADTHDELETEQSTVRALRSRRVEGLLITPAPGDGQVVGELVSLGVPTVLVDRLATRGDVDQVGAENIQATSALTEHLASLGHRRIGLISGAAGLSTSEERTLGYRLGLGRGGLVWNPSLVECGHSSRDGGAAALRTLLALPEPPTALVVANDGMMVGVLHEARSRGLKIGRDLPVVVYDDVEWADLVDPPLTTMAQPIEEIGRRAVRLLLARIADPDRKAEVVRLPPTLRHRESCGCAGIHPVR
- a CDS encoding substrate-binding domain-containing protein, with the translated sequence MRKILTAGLAVAVLVSAGGCTVERHWGGNTNSGGGGGKAKVGLVTKTDTNPYFVELRAAASAAAQANGADFSALAGQFDGDNDGQVRAIENLMQQGATTILITPSSSTGVLDAIDRARKSGVLVIALDTATEPAEAVDATFATDNFAAGQQQGAYVKAALGGAQPKLFMVDGTAGSTVDTQRHTGFLSGIGLADGAPEIKGATPANGDQSTAQQGVENLLQRTTDINAVYTMNEPMGRGTYAALKARGLTGQIVMGSIDGGCEGVQNVRDGQYAATVMQFPKKMAEQGVLAAVEYAKTGKKPTGFNNTGSVVITNKPMPGVESRNTDWGLQNCWGEK
- a CDS encoding ABC transporter permease, encoding MSTATVESDRPSVGEFFLRAPAVGPALALVVAVVVFSLSTDTFLNLDNISLVVQQSLVIGTLALGQTLIILTAGIDLANAASMVLATLIMAKLLAGGVSGIFALLLGIVATVLVSGVVGSLVTKVKLPPFIVTLGALTMLTAAGRLFAGGEAVPVADGLLNWLGTRRYLFGGIEITYGMTLALIMYLVMWYALTRTAWGKHVYAVGNAPESARLSGIKVNRTVLSVYLVAGVIFGIAAWQALGRVPNADPNAYQLGNLDSITAVVLGGTSLFGGRGSVLGTMMGALIVAVLRSGLTQLGVDALYQDVATGALVIAAVAVDRLARRQR
- a CDS encoding ATP-binding cassette domain-containing protein — translated: MTSSNQPTLSARGLVKRYGRVTAIDGADFDLYPGEVLAVVGDNGAGKSSLIKALSGALVPDEGEIQVDGEAVHFRTPIDARKFGIETVYQDLAVAPALDIASNMFLGREKRRSGPLGLVRKLDTATMRAEAQRILDELGIQIKSITQPVETLSGGQRQGVAVARAAAFGTKAVIMDEPTAALGVAESGKVLALIDRIRERGLPVVLISHNMPHVFEIADRIHVHRLGKRVAVVSPKTHTMNQVVGLITGALRIGENGEVEEVPAAVRAGLSG
- a CDS encoding PfkB family carbohydrate kinase — translated: MRVVLAGLSTVDLVQRVAELPAPGEKVQSLAVEVAAGGPAANAAVTVAALGGEAVLLTVLGAHPLADLARADLEAYGVRVVDALPSRVSPPPVSAVSVRDEDGERTVVSHNAADVPDFPVSPLLDEVHGDCVLLDGHHPELALGVARRARELGVPVVLDAGSWKPVLTDLLPLVDIAACSANFRAPVELDVPVVITTAGAGPVRYSTVDDSGSVPVPEVEAADTLGAGDVWHGAFAYGAGLPLVERIRFANEVAAERVWHAGPRAWVPAVREMRR
- a CDS encoding nucleoside/nucleotide kinase family protein, with the translated sequence MTSFEDLLERAQGLIKSGERAVLGIVGAPASGKTTLAWGLADALGNRAAVVGMDGFHLAQVELRRLGRTERKGAPDTFDAGGYVSLVSRLAAGGETVYAPEFRREIEEPIAGAVAVPPDVPLVITEGNYLLVDEDPWSRIPPLLAETWFLRPDENDRIERLVSRHRHYGRSLVEAQQRARGSDQRNADLIATTASRADLIVEDMSLANFSL
- a CDS encoding SDR family oxidoreductase — translated: MSVVIVTGGSRGIGAEICVQAAAGGYDVVVNYAGDAAAAADVVSRVEALGQRALAVRGDVSSEPDVLALFEAAVSLGPLYGLVNNAGVVGRSARLEDQDVDTVRRVMDVNVVGVFLCCREAVRRMADGGAIVNVTSTAARLGSAGEWVHYAASKAAVETLTFGLAQEVAAAGIRVNAVAPGLVNTGFHATAGVPDRISRLGPAQPMGRAGDPAEIAAAVVWLLSPAASYASGAVLPISGGR
- a CDS encoding GntR family transcriptional regulator: MSSSELPSRRLAAALRDSINSGALAQGMKLPSERSLSDEHGVARNTAREAVRLLTEEGLVVAIHGKGVFVREKYRLARSPERLTRAARAAEKGAFLGDAETNQFTPTVEVEVRVEEADAETAVILGIDEGNEVLVRERVMSADGHPIQLATSRLPRTLTEGTAIEQADTGPGGSYARLEEAGHVLGHFSETVGARMPTPEEASLLQLTAGTPIIVVRRVAFDREGVVVEVNDMRLSGDRYELAYEFPAD
- a CDS encoding protein-L-isoaspartate O-methyltransferase, with protein sequence MRRARGLKAFLDELVVAGEIGSPAVSARTVRSLQPLELQRDHSVLEIGVGDGVTTAVLAETVGHGGLVTTVDSDVDRVVLARRRLVRHYGHVSVLHREAAAGAPKYAPFDRVLAHAGIPLRRLPYAWVEQAEPGALILAPVRDFLVRFTVHADGTATGRPVLVHADLTEVNWRIRWDERAPRRTGRGRQSVGVGRPRGWGLPGATGRSTSPLGRERSRLPVVVGPRHAEPAGLGMAGGTRPPVRAPAA
- a CDS encoding VOC family protein; translation: MPRLKSVHHLALTVTDVDRSVPWYVRVLELEEAARREDPESGLRKVVLKSADQGFSVVLVQHPDTERPWFDERRTGLDHVAFCVGTRDELKDWEKRLAEHGVTFSSAKESRTLPGSEVVVFRDPDGIQLEVWADTDS
- a CDS encoding DedA family protein codes for the protein MTEVLAAGTGVSWLDTAGPTLVWIIVLSFVFVECALIVGLFLPGDSLLFGAGVVLAQHHAELSAWLLSLAALVVAVVGNQVGYYIGKHTGTRLIARRGGKVLNRHNLERARAFLDRRGFFAIVAARWIPWVRTLAPLIAGAARMDPKRFALATAAGGLLWVPTLVLLGYYGAGLLDVLPWLKTAVVWLSVAFFVLGTGWGVWRYRQEMKKPVDDGSAVGVGPDLELDPVRIAEDDDLGPGQRA
- a CDS encoding YceI family protein, with product MSTAGLRAQVSGAAGWAVAHAVLTVTDLTGKQVARVEADQLGVVNTAPLAPGVYTAVLTAAGFAPVARTARVGADGSGSLGEIVLESDAEAVELPPAGPWVIDPAHSTVVATARHLGIASIKARFSELSGRITVARPAERSSVQAEIKAAAIDTGITMRDDHLRSSDFLDVERYPVIEFASTGLRQHGPVNWTLHGVLTLHGQQREVELDLRYGGCEADPWGGVRAAFHAETQLRRGDYAINYNAMVRAGVAAIGTVVKVELDIQAMQGEALPQL